The genomic segment GGCCAGGCCGGTGCCGAGCGCGTCGTAGCCCATGACCCGCTGCACGAACAGCGCGTTCATGAACTGGAAGCCCATGCCGGTGGCGAAGACCAGCACGACGGCGGCACTTGCGATCAGCAGCCGGCGGCGGCTCAGGATCCGCAGCGGGATGAGGGGGTGGCGGGCCAGTCGCTGCCGCAGCAGGAAACCCGCGATCAGCAGGACGGCCGCGGCCGCGGCGGCGACGGAGGACCCGACGATCGCGTAGACGCCGAGCGAGAGTCCGGCCGTGATCAGCAGGGCGCCCGGCACGTCGAGCCCGCGGCCCAGCCCCGGGCCGGTCTCGCGGGGCAGCAGACGCCGGCCGAAGAGGTACACGGCGACACCGATCGGCACGTTGATCAGGAAGATCACGGGCCAGCCGAGCGCGTCGGTCAGCAGGCCGCCCAGCACGAACCCGGCCGCGGCCCCGCCGGCCTGGGTGAAGCTGTAGATGCCCATCGCGCGGGCCTGCGCCGCGGGCTCCGGGAACAGCCGCACGATCATGCCGATGACCACGGCCGCGGCCAGCGCGCCGCCCGCGCCCTGGACGAACCGGCCCGCGATCAGCAGGCCCGCCGTGGTCGCCGACCCGCAGAGCAGGCTGGCCGCGGTGAACAGGGTCAGCCCGGCCAGGAAGACCCGCCACGCCCCGGCCAGGTCACCGAGCCGCCCGGCCAGCAGGAGCAGGCCCGCGAAGGCCACGAGATAGCCGTTGACCACCCAGGACACCCCGGCGTCGGTGAAGCCGAGGTCGCGCTGGATGTCGGGGACGGCGACGGCGACGATCGTGCTGTCCAGCACGATCATCAGGGACATCGCGCACAGCACCGTGAGGGCGCCCATGCGCCGATCGGTCGAAGGGCTCATGCCTCTGACCGTAACAGATGATCCGCTATCCAACTATCTGCTTCGAGAGCATGGCGCTGCATCGCTTCCAAAGATCGTTTTATATGCTTCCGCGGTGGCTCAACTGCACTTCCGATACGCGGCGATGAACAGTGGCAAGAGCACGATGGTGCTGCAGTACCGGCACACGTACGCCGCGTGCGGACGCAACGGCCTCCTGATGACCCGCCTCGACCGGGCCGGCGAAGGCATCGTCTCGTCGCGCATCGGGATCAGCGCCGACGCCATCGAGTTCGGCGCCGGAACCGACCTCGCCCACGTCGTGCTCACTCAGCCCGGCGCACCGGTCGACCACGTCATCCTGGACGAAGCTCAGTTCCTCTCGTCCGATCAGGTCGATCAGCTGGCCGGGCTGGCCGACGACCACGACATCGACGTGTTCACCTTCGGCCTGCTCTCCGACTTCCGCGGCGACCAGTTCCCCGGCTCGTCCCGCCTGGTCGTGCTGGCCGACGTGGTCGAGGCGCTGCAGGTCTATCCGATGTGCTGGTGCGGCCAGCCGGCCCGCATGAACGCCCGGGTCAGCCACGGCGTCATGGTCCACGACGGCGACACGGTCCTGGTCGGCAACACCGACGCCGACGCCGAGACCCGCTACGTCGTCCTCTGCCGCCGCCACCACCGCGCCGGCCTCCCGTACGCTCCCGCCCCGGCGGTCAAGCTGGCGGCCTGAACGACGTCGATCGCGTAGCCCCCGCATGGCCCCGCCGGGCCGGCAGCCGGGGTCAGGCGCCGCTCAGCAGGCCGCCCAGCACCACGATCGCCTGATCCACGCCCTCGTCGTCCACGTCCAGGTGTGTCACCACGCGGGCGACGTCGGGCAGCATCGGGGCGATCAGCACGCCCTGCTTCGCGGCCAGTGCGGCCAGGGTGGGCGAGTCCAGCGACGACTTCGACAGATCGAGCGGCACCAGGTTGGTGCGGACCTTGGCCGGGTCCACCACTCCCAGCGGGGCCAGCGCCTCGGCCAGCCGTCGGGCCCGGGCGTGGTCGTCGGCCAGGCGCGAGATGTGGTTCTCCAGCGCGTGCCGCCCCGCCGCGGCCAGAATGCCGACCTGGCGCATGCCGCCGCCCATCCGCTTGCGGATCACGCGGGCCTGGGCCATGCGTTCGCGGCTGCCGACGACCAGCGACCCGACCGGAGCACCGAGACCCTTGGAGAGGCACACCGACAACGTGTCGAAGACGGCCCCGTACGAGGTCAGCGGCACCCCGTCCGCGACGTGCGCATGCCAGATGCGGGCGCCGTCGCAGTGCAGGGCGATGCCTTCGGACGCCTCGCGGAGCGACTGGAGAACGGAGAGCGGCACCACCGAGCCGCCGCCCAGGTTGTGGGTCTGTTCGACGGCGATGGCCCGCGTCGGCACCGACGGATAGCCCGCGGGCCGGATCATCCCGGCGATCTGCTCGACGTCGAGGTCGGCCCCGACCGACGGCCACGTGCGGGTCGTGATGCCCCCGAGGGCCGCGGCCGCGCCCAGCTCGTACGTGACGACGTGCGCGTCCCCGCCGGCCAGCAGCTCGGCGCCGGGCTGGACGTGCAGCTGCAGCGCGATCTGGTTGGCCATCGTGCCGGACGGGCAGAACAGCGCCGCCTCGTGGCCGAACAGCGAGGCGACGTACGCCTCCAGCTCGTTCACCGTCGGGTCGTCGCCGAAGACGTCGTCGCCGACGGGGGCGGATGCCATGGCCTCGCGCATCGCCGCGGTGGGCCGGGTGACGGTGTCGGAACGCAGATCAACCACGAAGCATCTCCGCGACAAGGAAGGCGAGCTCGAGGCTCTGCTGAGTGTTCAGCCGGGGGTCGCAGGCCGTCTCGTAGCGGCCGGGCAGGTCGAGGTCCTCGATGCCCTGCGCGCCGCCCAGGCATTCGGTCACGTCTTCGCCGGTCAGCTCGATGTGGATGCCGCCGGGGTGGGTGCCCAGGCCGCGGTGCACCTCGAAGTAGCCCAGCACCTCGTCGACGATCCGGTCGAAGTGACGGGTCTTGTAGCCGTTGGACGACTCGTGCGTGTTGCCGTGCATCGGGTCGCACTGCCAGACGACCTTGGCCCCGGACGCGTTCACCTTCTCGACGATCGGCGGCAGCGCCTCACGGACCCGCCCGTTGCCCATCCGGCTGATCAGTGTGAGCCGGCCCGGGATGTTGTCCGGGTTGAGCTTCTCGCAGAGCTCGATCGCGGTCTCGGGCGAGGTGCCGGGGCCGAGCTTGACCCCGATCGGGTTGGCGATCCGGCTGATGTAGTCGATGTGCGCGTGGTCGAGCTGCCGGGTGCGCTCGCCGATCCACAGGAAGTGCCCGCTGAGCCCGTACGCCCGGCCGTCGCTGACCCGGGTCAGGGCGCGGTCGTATTCGAGCGCGAGCGCCTCGTGCGAGCAGTACAGGCTGACCGTACGGAGGGCCTCGCTGTCGGTCATGCCGCAGGCGCGGATGAAGTCGAGGGCGCGGTCGATCTCGCGCGCGATGGCCTCGTAGCGCTCACCGGCGGGCGAGGCCCGGACGAAGTCCTTGTTCCAGTCGTGCAGCCCGTGCAGATCGGCCAGGCCGCCCGCCAGGTAGGCACGGAGCATGTTCATCGCCGCGGCCGAGTTCGCGTAGGCCCGGATCATGCGCTGGGGGTCGGCGACGCGGGCCGACTCGTTGGCGTCGAGCGAATTGATCATGTCGCCCCGGTACGCCGGCAGGCCGAGCGAGTCGGTCGGCGCGGAGCGGGGCTTGGTGTACTGGCCGGCGACGCGCGCGACCTTCACGACGGGCATCGAGGCCCCGTACGTCAGGACGACCGCCATCTGCAGCAGCGTGCGCGCGTTGGCCAGCAGGTGACTCTCGGTGTTGTCGGTGAACGTCTCCGCGCAGTCACCGCCCTGCAGCAGGAACGCCCGGCCCTCGCACACGTCGGCCAGCTTGACCCGCAGCTGGTCGACCTCGTACGGCGCCACGATCGAGGGGACGTTGTCGAGCACCTGGCAGACCGAGGCGACCTCGTCCATGTCGGCCCACGGCGGCATCTGCACCCTCGGCAGGCTGCGCCAGCGGTCGAGGCCGAGCGCCTCGTCCTCGGCGGAGTCGGTCGACGGGCGGGAGGTCTGCAGGGCCTGGTGACCCACTCCCGGATAGCTGAGCTGATGCCACTCTCGCTGCATGAGGGAAAGCGTACGGAAGCGGGGCACCGGGCTTGCGCCCGGTGCCCCGCTTCTTCTTACTGAGGAGATGCAGGCTTACAGGTTGTTCTTGATGGCCGTGATCAGCTCACCGTTGCTGGTGTCGCCGGAGAACTCCCAGAAGAAGGCTCCGCCGAGACCCTGCTGCTTCACGTAGGACATCTTCCCGGCGATGGTCGACGGGGTGTCGTAGCTCCACCAGTTGCTGCCGCACTTGGCGTAGGCGGTGCCGGCGACCGTGCCCGTGACCGGGCAGCTGTTCTTGAGCACCTTGTAGTCCTCGATGCCGGCCTC from the Paractinoplanes abujensis genome contains:
- a CDS encoding threonine aldolase family protein, yielding MVDLRSDTVTRPTAAMREAMASAPVGDDVFGDDPTVNELEAYVASLFGHEAALFCPSGTMANQIALQLHVQPGAELLAGGDAHVVTYELGAAAALGGITTRTWPSVGADLDVEQIAGMIRPAGYPSVPTRAIAVEQTHNLGGGSVVPLSVLQSLREASEGIALHCDGARIWHAHVADGVPLTSYGAVFDTLSVCLSKGLGAPVGSLVVGSRERMAQARVIRKRMGGGMRQVGILAAAGRHALENHISRLADDHARARRLAEALAPLGVVDPAKVRTNLVPLDLSKSSLDSPTLAALAAKQGVLIAPMLPDVARVVTHLDVDDEGVDQAIVVLGGLLSGA
- a CDS encoding thymidine kinase; this translates as MAQLHFRYAAMNSGKSTMVLQYRHTYAACGRNGLLMTRLDRAGEGIVSSRIGISADAIEFGAGTDLAHVVLTQPGAPVDHVILDEAQFLSSDQVDQLAGLADDHDIDVFTFGLLSDFRGDQFPGSSRLVVLADVVEALQVYPMCWCGQPARMNARVSHGVMVHDGDTVLVGNTDADAETRYVVLCRRHHRAGLPYAPAPAVKLAA
- a CDS encoding class II 3-deoxy-7-phosphoheptulonate synthase, with translation MQREWHQLSYPGVGHQALQTSRPSTDSAEDEALGLDRWRSLPRVQMPPWADMDEVASVCQVLDNVPSIVAPYEVDQLRVKLADVCEGRAFLLQGGDCAETFTDNTESHLLANARTLLQMAVVLTYGASMPVVKVARVAGQYTKPRSAPTDSLGLPAYRGDMINSLDANESARVADPQRMIRAYANSAAAMNMLRAYLAGGLADLHGLHDWNKDFVRASPAGERYEAIAREIDRALDFIRACGMTDSEALRTVSLYCSHEALALEYDRALTRVSDGRAYGLSGHFLWIGERTRQLDHAHIDYISRIANPIGVKLGPGTSPETAIELCEKLNPDNIPGRLTLISRMGNGRVREALPPIVEKVNASGAKVVWQCDPMHGNTHESSNGYKTRHFDRIVDEVLGYFEVHRGLGTHPGGIHIELTGEDVTECLGGAQGIEDLDLPGRYETACDPRLNTQQSLELAFLVAEMLRG
- a CDS encoding MFS transporter; this translates as MSPSTDRRMGALTVLCAMSLMIVLDSTIVAVAVPDIQRDLGFTDAGVSWVVNGYLVAFAGLLLLAGRLGDLAGAWRVFLAGLTLFTAASLLCGSATTAGLLIAGRFVQGAGGALAAAVVIGMIVRLFPEPAAQARAMGIYSFTQAGGAAAGFVLGGLLTDALGWPVIFLINVPIGVAVYLFGRRLLPRETGPGLGRGLDVPGALLITAGLSLGVYAIVGSSVAAAAAAVLLIAGFLLRQRLARHPLIPLRILSRRRLLIASAAVVLVFATGMGFQFMNALFVQRVMGYDALGTGLAFLPTPIVIGLVSLFAAPRLTGRFGPRPVLMAGLTVLVGGLLLLWRAPVAPSYVADMLPGLIIMGLGIGVTIPSIIMLAMSGAAPADTGAASGFVNTAQQAGGALGLSVLAALAADRTGSSSSVAALHAGYTLAFLVAAGFVLAALLITAILLRRDQDPTAPVRHVETTTAQA